Proteins from one Xenorhabdus griffiniae genomic window:
- the sstT gene encoding serine/threonine transporter SstT, whose product MKKQQTNFVQFIVQGSLVKQILVGLILGILLAWLVPSAAKSVELLGTLFVGALKAVAPVLVWVLVMSSIANHKIGQKSNIRPILVLYLIGTFCAAVVAVIGSLLFPSTLVLVTSDTHVSSPSNIVEVLRGLLLNIVANPIDAILKGNYVGILAWSIGLGIALRHANESTKTLIQDLSGAVTQLVRVVIRLAPIGIFGLVSSTIATTGFETLFGYAHLLIVLISCMIVVALVVNPLIVFWKIRRNPYPLVFACLRESGVMAFFTRSSAANIPVNMAMCRRMNLDEDTYSVSIPLGATINMAGAAVTITVLTLAAANTLGMVVDIPNAILLSVVSVIAACGSSGVAGGSLLLIPLACSMFGIPNEIAMQVVAVGFIIGVLQDSAETGLNSSTDVLFTAAACQAEESRIAANRLAQR is encoded by the coding sequence ATGAAAAAACAACAAACAAACTTTGTGCAATTTATTGTACAAGGAAGCCTGGTAAAACAAATCCTTGTCGGGTTAATACTGGGGATATTGCTGGCATGGCTGGTGCCTTCCGCGGCCAAATCCGTTGAATTGCTAGGGACACTCTTTGTCGGGGCGTTAAAAGCGGTAGCTCCTGTTCTGGTGTGGGTATTGGTTATGTCTTCGATAGCCAACCATAAAATAGGCCAGAAAAGCAATATTCGCCCCATTCTGGTCTTGTATCTGATAGGCACATTCTGCGCTGCGGTTGTGGCTGTCATTGGCAGTTTGTTGTTCCCATCAACCTTGGTTTTGGTGACGAGTGACACTCATGTGTCATCCCCTTCAAATATCGTTGAAGTGTTAAGAGGATTACTGCTCAATATCGTTGCTAACCCGATTGATGCGATATTAAAAGGAAACTACGTTGGGATCCTGGCATGGTCAATTGGTTTGGGTATTGCTTTACGTCATGCCAATGAATCAACGAAGACATTGATTCAAGACCTGTCAGGGGCAGTGACACAGCTTGTACGTGTTGTTATCCGTCTGGCACCTATTGGTATTTTCGGCCTGGTTTCCTCAACGATTGCGACGACAGGTTTTGAAACCTTGTTCGGCTACGCCCACCTGTTAATCGTGCTAATTAGTTGCATGATTGTCGTTGCACTGGTTGTCAATCCATTGATTGTTTTCTGGAAAATCCGTCGCAACCCTTATCCTCTGGTATTTGCTTGCTTGCGTGAAAGTGGCGTAATGGCGTTCTTTACTCGTAGTTCAGCCGCCAATATTCCGGTGAATATGGCAATGTGCCGCCGTATGAATCTTGATGAGGATACTTACTCCGTTTCCATTCCCTTGGGCGCTACCATTAATATGGCGGGCGCGGCCGTCACGATCACTGTATTGACACTGGCGGCGGCGAATACACTAGGTATGGTGGTGGACATTCCTAACGCGATATTACTGAGTGTCGTTTCTGTTATTGCTGCATGTGGATCATCAGGGGTTGCTGGTGGCTCATTATTATTGATCCCTCTGGCGTGTAGTATGTTTGGTATTCCCAATGAAATTGCCATGCAGGTTGTTGCTGTGGGCTTTATTATTGGGGTATTGCAGGATTCTGCTGAGACGGGCCTGAATTCTTCCACCGATGTGCTGTTTACCGCCGCCGCTTGTCAGGCCGAAGAGTCTCGTATTGCGGCGAATCGGCTGGCGCAGCGTTAA
- a CDS encoding DedA family protein, with protein sequence MEIVTDLIYALWHQDYETLANPSLVWAIYILLFTILFLENGILPAAFLPGDSLLILVGVLIAKEAMSFPITLVILTTGASLGCWIGYLQGRWLGNTKLVQGWLSHLPAHYHQRAHNLFHRHGLSALLVGRFLAFIRTLLPTLAGLAGLKNGRFQIFNWLSGFLWVIILTTLGYALGKSPLFRQYEEYLMSFLVLLPVGLLLIGLIGSLTVIWRKKRANKPLL encoded by the coding sequence ATGGAAATTGTAACAGACCTTATTTATGCACTCTGGCACCAAGATTACGAAACATTGGCTAATCCGTCGTTGGTATGGGCAATCTACATACTGCTATTTACCATCCTGTTTCTGGAAAATGGGATATTACCTGCGGCCTTCCTACCGGGCGATAGTCTGCTCATATTAGTCGGTGTTTTAATTGCAAAAGAGGCCATGAGTTTTCCTATAACATTAGTCATTCTCACCACTGGCGCCAGCCTCGGCTGCTGGATCGGATATCTTCAAGGAAGGTGGCTTGGCAATACAAAATTAGTTCAGGGCTGGTTGTCACATCTTCCTGCACATTATCATCAACGCGCACATAACTTATTCCATCGTCATGGCTTATCTGCCTTACTGGTAGGGCGTTTTCTCGCTTTTATCAGGACATTACTGCCCACACTGGCAGGCCTTGCGGGGCTAAAAAATGGACGATTTCAAATATTCAATTGGCTTAGCGGGTTCCTGTGGGTCATTATTCTAACAACATTGGGTTATGCCCTTGGTAAAAGCCCTCTGTTCCGCCAGTATGAAGAATATCTGATGAGTTTTTTGGTGCTGCTACCTGTAGGTCTATTACTCATTGGCTTAATTGGCAGCCTGACTGTTATTTGGCGCAAAAAGCGCGCTAATAAACCTCTATTATAA
- a CDS encoding DUF883 family protein, which translates to MPQRKSSEDLRAELQSLADTLEEVLNSSGDNSKAELEKLRSKAERTLKNARTTLSEASDRLVGQTKEIAGHADNYVRENPWAGVGIGAAIGVVLGVLLSRR; encoded by the coding sequence ATGCCACAAAGGAAAAGCTCTGAAGATCTACGTGCTGAATTACAATCTCTTGCGGATACGCTAGAAGAAGTCCTCAATAGCTCCGGTGATAATTCAAAAGCGGAACTGGAAAAACTACGCAGCAAGGCAGAAAGAACGCTGAAAAACGCGCGTACTACGCTCAGTGAAGCGAGTGATAGACTGGTAGGTCAAACCAAAGAAATTGCAGGTCATGCGGATAATTATGTTCGTGAAAATCCGTGGGCCGGTGTCGGTATAGGTGCAGCAATTGGCGTTGTATTGGGCGTTTTGCTTTCAAGGCGCTGA